The following proteins come from a genomic window of Mobula hypostoma chromosome 15, sMobHyp1.1, whole genome shotgun sequence:
- the tlr9 gene encoding toll-like receptor 9, with translation MAVWKKCVGETILLIVLFNHHLAWCHFPAFMPCDGNRTSKQIDCSKRHLTSVPIIRSENATILLLNMNLLQEVNNQAFSGVRNLQVIDLSMNCCPGNLRLPGQICKLTIKSRAFLHLHNLKVVNLTGNSLTSIPLLPANLIGLELALNNLQFINVSNLVNLEFLNFSKNCFYQNPCNGSFTFDEDMFRNMPHLYSLDLSFNSITTVPRGLPGSLKKLILSENKIPQISSMDFKNLIHLEYLSLAWNCQRCDHAAQPCFPCEGNKSIDLSAEAFTALKNLKQLVLRGNSLRHLNDTLFQTLGNLTSLDLSDNYLAYAIQNATFFASLTSLQDLNLKYNYQPLKTFERLVLPPSLANLISLNKFQIDGYFFHILDKNDIHPLLSIPNIKSVNFRMNFIEKIDLKLFANTESLKYIGLSENRVSFSPQNSWPRQDKNGRNNEDFVDTSHKEGQIPERRSDYENIQRKKTKGASSFFSFEKCSSFGKVFDLSFNNIADIKPKNFEGLENIQCLLLSCNYITQALNGKQFNKLNSLKYLDLAHNRIDFYFREAFSEIPTLEVLDLSYNSYTFEMIGMGHRLEFIKNMRSIRWLSLANNYIAKRVSSELHSNTLNVLDFSGNLLSVMWESGTNTYWNFFHNLHNLTVLDISRNILKTVPPEVMVRFPQSLKELYINNNEIDFFNWDNLTKLINLEILDLGQNLLCGLPSNPCHFPKTFSKLILQNNKISHLPAEFFSEVKSIRYLDLSHNCIKELHASSLPSELLQGLNTLALGNNPFSCTCDADWLIHFIKDTKISLPHLTTDWKCGFPESQEGRSILLTDPLSCQKMLGSIGFVVSFLLTVIFTALPILNKLFGWDFWYTFHICVAKLKGSTIIPSENLQYDAFIVFDTSDKAVADWVYHELVMNLEKNGQPSFSLCLEERDWTPGKSTIENLYDAIYQSRKTIFILANTCIVSGQLRQAFFIAHQRLLDEKMDVIVLVLLDQFLQKSRYLQLRKRLCKASVLRWPHNPHAERYFWLKLQRVLTRDNKLQYDPNFSESFLPFEYNLHSILWQNH, from the coding sequence gcTGTTTGGAAGAAATGCGTGGGAGAAACCATCCTCTTGATTGTCCTTTTCAATCACCATCTTGCCTGGTGTCATTTTCCAGCCTTCATGCCTTGCGATGGAAATAGGACTTCCAAACAGATAGACTGCAGCAAGAGGCATTTAACCTCAGTGCCAATAATCAGATCAGAAAATGCCACCATCCTACTGCTGAATATGAATTTGCTACAAGAAGTCAATAACCAAGCCTTCTCAGGTGTCCGAAACCTCCAGGTGATTGACCTGAGTATGAACTGCTGCCCAGGGAACCTGCGCTTACCTGGTCAGATATGCAAATTAACCATCAAGTCCAGAGCCTTCCTTCATCTTCATAATTTAAAAGTAGTTAACCTAACTGGAAATAGTTTAACTAGCATCCCACTACTGCCTGCAAACCTTATTGGCTTAGAATTGGCACTCAATAATTTGCAATTTATTAATGTCTCCAATCTGGTTAACCTGGAATTTCTCAACTTTAGTAAAAACTGCTTCTATCAAAATCCATGCAATGGATCATTTACCTTTGATGAGGACATGTTTAGGAACATGCCACACCTATACTCACTGGACCTGAGTTTCAACAGCATAACAACTGTGCCCAGGGGACTCCCAGGATCCTTGAAAAAATTGATACTGTCTGAGAATAAGATTCCACAGATCTCTTCAATGgattttaaaaatctcattcatTTGGAATACCTTTCTCTGGCGTGGAACTGCCAAAGGTGTGATCATGCTGCCCAGCCGTGTTTCCCTTGCGAAGGCAACAAGTCCATTGACTTATCTGCAGAAGCCTTCACTGCTCTGAAGAATCTGAAACAGCTGGTGCTTAGGGGCAACTCTCTTAGGCATTTGAATGACACCTTATTCCAGACACTTGGAAACTTAACCTCCTTGGATCTATCTGACAACTACCTTGCCTATGCAATACAAAATGCTACATTTTTTGCCAGCCTGACCAGTCTACAAGATCTCAACTTAAAGTATAACTATCAACCATTGAAAACTTTTGAACGCCTTGTCTTGCCCCCTTCTTTAGCGAACCTGATATCTTTGAATAAGTTTCAGATAGACGGATATTTCTTTCACATTTTGGATAAAAATGACATACATCCATTGCTCAGTATTCCCAACATCAAGTCTGTAAACTTTCGGATGAATTTCATTGAGAAGATTGACTTAAAGCTCTTTGCAAATACAGAGTCATTGAAATATATTGGGCTTTCAGAAAACAGGGTGTCGTTTTCTCCGCAGAACTCCTGGCCACGTCAAGATAAAAATGGCAGGAACAATGAAGACTTTGTTGACACCAGCCACAAAGAGGGCCAGATCCCTGAGAGAAGAAGTGACTATGAGAATATtcagagaaagaaaacaaaaggagCATCTTCCTTCTTTTCTTTTGAGAAATGCTCTTCTTTTGGGAAAGTCTTTGACTTGTCATTCAATAATATTGCAGACATAAAGCCGAAGAATTTTGAAGGACTGGAAAACATCCAGTGCCTTTTATTGTCTTGCAATTACATTACACAGGCATTGAATGGCAAACAATTCAACAAACTGAACAGCCTGAAGTATTTGGACCTTGCTCACAATAGAATAGATTTCTATTTTAGGGAGGCATTTTCGGAGATCCCAACACTCGAAGTTTTAGATCTCAGTTACAATAGCTACACTTTTGAAATGATAGGGATGGGCCATCGTCTCGAATTCATCAAAAACATGCGCTCTATTAGATGGTTAAGTCTTGCAAATAACTATATAGCAAAACGGGTCTCAAGTGAACTCCACAGTAACACTTTGAATGTGTTGGACTTTAGTGGAAACTTGTTGAGTGTGATGTGGGAGAGTGGGACAAATACTTACTGGAATTTTTTCCACAATCTTCACAACTTAACAGTTCTGGATATCTCGAGGAACATTCTGAAGACAGTACCTCCAGAAGTAATGGTTAGATTTCCACAAAGTCTGAAAGAACTTTACATTAACAACAATGAAATTGACTTTTTCAATTGGGATAACCTAACAAAATTGATAAACCTTGAAATTCTAGACTTGGGCCAAAATTTGCTCTGTGGTTTACCTTCAAATCCATGTCACTTTCCCAAAACATTCTCCAAACTCattttgcaaaacaacaaaatatcCCACCTTCCTGCTGAGTTTTTTTCTGAGGTCAAATCAATACGTTATCTTGACTTAAGTCATAATTGTATCAAAGAATTGCATGCAAGTAGTCTTCCTTCTGAACTTCTGCAAGGGTTGAACACGCTGGCTCTTGGCAACAACCCTTTTAGTTGCACTTGTGATGCTGACTGGCTCATTCATTTCATCAAGGACACAAAGATTTCACTACCACATCTCACTACTGATTGGAAGTGCGGTTTCCCAGAATCACAAGAAGGCCGAAGTATTCTTTTAACAGATCCCTTGTCCTGTCAGAAAATGCTTGGGAGTATAGGTTTTGTCGTGTCCTTTCTGCTAACTGTGATCTTCACAGCCCTGCcaatattgaataaattatttgGCTGGGATTTTTGGTATACTTTCCATATATGTGTCGCCAAGTTAAAAGGCAGCACAATAATTCCCTCAGAAAATCTGCAATATGACGCATTTATAGTCTTCGATACTAGTGACAAAGCTGTGGCTGACTGGGTCTACCATGAGCTCGTGATGAACCTTGAGAAGAACGGACAGCCTAGTTTCAGCCTTTGTCTCGAGGAGAGAGATTGGACTCCTGGGAAGTCAACGATAGAGAACTTGTATGATGCCATCTACCAAAGTAGGAAAACAATCTTCATACTGGCAAACACTTGCATTGTAAGTGGACAGTTGAGACAGGCTTTTTTCATCGCTCACCAGCGGCTACTAGATGAGAAGATGGACGTCATAGTCTTGGTCCTTTTGGATCAGTTCTTGCAAAAGTCTCGTTATCTCCAGTTGCGTAAGAGATTGTGCAAAGCTTCTGTTTTAAGATGGCCTCACAACCCTCATGCGGAGCGTTATTTCTGgcttaagctgcagagagtattgACAAGAGATAACAAGTTGCAATATGATCCAAATTTCAGTGAGAGTTTTTTACCCTTTGAATACAACTTACACAGCATCTTGTGGCAAAATCATTAA